In Nitrosococcus halophilus Nc 4, the genomic stretch GGAAGGCGACCCCCATCTGACCCAAGGGGGTCTAGAGTTTGAGCCTGACACGGCTTTGATTGCGGGAGACAGGGGTTTGGAGGCGATACGCCATATTGCCACAGGGGCTCGGGAACACCTGGTCGAGGGGGGGTGGTTATTGCTGGAACATGGCTATGATCAGGGACCACTCCTTTTAGAATTGCTCACAACGCTAGGTTACCGGCAGGTAGTGGATTTTTGCGATTTGGCCGGGGTGCCCCGGGTGGTGGTGGGGCAATGGCGGGCTTGCTAAGATTAAGGAAAGTTCAGCTCTCTTCGGTGGTCTCGCCTCGGATAAATTGATAGGTCTCCAAAGATGTCTATGACCCCCGCCCCTCTCAAGGGAGAAACCCCGTCTCCCCAATCTCTTGGAATTCCCCGAATACGCATTGCGGTGAGCAGTTGCCTCCTGGGGGAGAAGGTCCGTTTTGACGGGGGTCATAAGCGAGATACCTATGTGACCGAGGCCCTGACTGCCTATTTTGATTTTGTTCCCGTTTGCCCGGAGGTGGCCATCGGGATGAGCATCCCCCGGGAGCCAATCCATATTGTTAAAACCGACCAGGGGCCGCGGGTAAGGGGCATACGGCATAGGGATCTGGATGTCACCGACAAGCTGCGCCAGTTTGGAGAAGCCATGGCCGAAGAACTGGAGGATATCGACGGCTATATCTTGAAGAAAGACTCGCCAAGCTGCGGAATGGAGCGGGTTCGGGTTCATGGCACTGGGGGCGCCCCTTCCCGGACAGGGGTAGGGATGTATGCCCAGGCTTTTATGAGGCGGCGACCCTGGCTGCCGGTAGAGGAAGAGGGGCGTTTGAACGATCCGGTATTACGGGAGAACTTTTTTGAGCGGGTTTTTGTCCATTACCGCTGGCGGCAGATGCAGGCGGAGGGAATGACGCCCGCGGCTTTGGTGGAATTTCACAGCCGGCATAAATTTGCGGTCATGGCCCATAGCCAAGCGGTTTACCGGCGTTTGGGGCGCTTGGTGGCAAAGGCGGGCAGCGAGCCCATTGAAACATTGGCGGCAGCCTATGGGGCGGAATTGATGAGCGCCCTGAAAAAATGTGCCACCCGAAGGGGACATGCCAATGTGCTGATGCACCTGCTAGGATTTTTACGCACCCAGCTGGATAAAGAAGACCGGGCGGAACTCCTAGAGTCCATTGAAAATTACCGCCTGGGTCTGGTGCCCTTAATTGTCCCCATCACTTTGCTCAAGCATCATTTCCGGCGCCACCCCAACCCCTATGTGAACAAGCAATATTATCTTAATCCCCACCCTCCTGAATTAATGCTGCGGAATTTGATTTAATTCCTCAATTTTCCTCAGCTCGCTTAAATTCTTTTCTCTTGTGCTCTTTTTGTCTTGGTGAAAATCCGGGTAGAGCGTTTCCCTTATGTAGGAGATATACGGGTAGTTTAAGAAATTAAGGTCCTGCTACGTCGATATTCGTATCTCATTTATTCGGGAAACGCTCTAGAGATTTCCGTGTCGCTTCCAGGCGGTTGTCGTGGAGCAGGTGGCAGGTAAGCTTTCTTTCGCTACGGGTTCCATGCTGAGGGTGACTAAAGTTTGTTAGTAAGGAGACGAAATTACTGAAAGTGGTCCTCCCGTTTGACATTCCAGTGGGTGATTTCTAACCAATATGCAGGCAAACTTGCCTGATTTTTAAGTTAATATCAAGTCACTACTGTCCCACTAAGAATTAACGAAAAAGGCCTGAAAACCAACTTGTTTTGATACAATGAAATCACGACAAATCATTGAAGAACAAGAAGGAGTTCAGGCCTTGACACATCATAATACTGTATTTTCTCAGTTACTGAAACTAGTCCCGAGACATGAATTCGTGGTGCTGGCAAATCAGCACCACGAGGGCCGGAAACTACGCAAGATGACCCGTTGGTCACAATTTGTTTCCATGGCACTGGCACAGCTGTCAGGGCGCACTAGTTTGCGTGATGTGGTCA encodes the following:
- a CDS encoding YbgA family protein — translated: MSMTPAPLKGETPSPQSLGIPRIRIAVSSCLLGEKVRFDGGHKRDTYVTEALTAYFDFVPVCPEVAIGMSIPREPIHIVKTDQGPRVRGIRHRDLDVTDKLRQFGEAMAEELEDIDGYILKKDSPSCGMERVRVHGTGGAPSRTGVGMYAQAFMRRRPWLPVEEEGRLNDPVLRENFFERVFVHYRWRQMQAEGMTPAALVEFHSRHKFAVMAHSQAVYRRLGRLVAKAGSEPIETLAAAYGAELMSALKKCATRRGHANVLMHLLGFLRTQLDKEDRAELLESIENYRLGLVPLIVPITLLKHHFRRHPNPYVNKQYYLNPHPPELMLRNLI